One Miscanthus floridulus cultivar M001 chromosome 11, ASM1932011v1, whole genome shotgun sequence DNA window includes the following coding sequences:
- the LOC136491829 gene encoding glycine-rich cell wall structural protein 1.0-like → MRWRMGGGGGRGAPPPPLFCSGRRWGRWPMAGDVAAEGGAQAGEVATEGAGAGGGGRAGAVAAGGARGGGVGARAGRRPGAAGWRGAATRGGVVAGDVRRRGSGRRRGSAMCGGGG, encoded by the coding sequence ATGCGGTGGAGGATGGGCGGGGGCGGTGGTCGcggcgcgcctcctcctcctctcttctgcagtggccGCCGGTGGGGGCGGTGGCCGATGGCGGGGGATGTGGCTGCCGAGGGGGGGGCGCAGGCGGGGGAGGTGGCCACCGAGGGGGCCGGCGCGGGCGGTGGAGGGCGGGCGGGGGCGGTGGCTGCCGGtggggcgcgcggcggcggtgtTGGGGCCCGCGCGGGGAGGCGGCCCGGGGCCGCCGGCTGGCGAGGGGCCGCCACACGGGGAGGCGTGGTGGCTGGCGATGTGCGGAGGCGTGGGTCGGGGCGAAGGCGTGGGTCGGCgatgtgcggcggcggcggctga